The stretch of DNA ACCGCTCGCTGGGGAAACAAAAAAATTGAAATCAAGGATTTTTGCCTGCTTGATGCTGTCGGAAACCGCAGCCGCGTGTTCGACAAGAACAGCGTAATGGAGATCCGCGTGACGTACAAGATGAACCAGAGACAGGATTTTTGTTTGGGCCTGGCCATCAAATCCAGCAACGACTTCCTGCTATGCGGGCCCAACATCAAGTTGGCGTGTGATCAACTGCAAGATGAAGGTTCAGTCAGCTACGTCATCCCCCAACTGCCTTTTAATGAAGGGGAGTTCAATGTGGATCTGGCGATTTACGACACCGACCTGGTGGAAGCCTGCGAGCATATCAACAATGCCCTGCATTTCACCGTGCGCAAACACACCTTGAGGGATATGGGCTTTTTTGATCTGGCCGGCGAGTGGCGAATCGGGGAGGGGGCATGCGGTTGAGTTTCATTGGCGGGGGAGGACCTGCCGGCTGCCGCGGCTCTTGATCCATGTTGAAATCTCTACTGGACAGATTTTTTCACTCCGGACTGACTGAATTTGATTTGTTGGAGCGCTATCTGTTTTGCCTTTACTTTCTGGAATCATTTTTCGCTGGAAAAAGGCCATGTATCCTGGATGTGGGCGGCATGCTACTTAACCGCCGGAAGGAGCCCGTATCACCGCTGCGTTTCCTTTTTCCCGACAGCGTTGTGTTGGATATCAAAGATTCTGTTTATCAACCCGGTTATGTGGTGGGAGACGGCAGAAAACTTCCGTTCAGAGACAACCATTTTGATGTCGCGATCTCCATGGACACATTGGAACACATCGCGCCCGGAGATCGCTCCGGTTTCCTGGCTGAAATGGTGCGGGTATCCCGGCAAGCCGTATTGATTGCATTTCCCTTTGATTCTCCACTGAATGCACAAGTCGACCAATCACTGCTTGACGCCAGTCGCCGCATGTTTAAACAGGAGTTTGTCGAATTCCGACAACATGTCCACAACGGCCTGCCAAACCTCGATGGTACCTGCAACAAGTTGCGGGCCCTGACCGGCAATGATGTCTGGAAGAGAGAAATGGGTTCTCTCAGCAATTTCCTGCACTATTTCTTTTTCCGCTACTATTTTTACGGATTGCGGGATCGTGACAAGTTGACTCAATTGGAAACCCATTTCTTCAGCCATTTCTATGCCGCCAACGTGGATCAAGGCCCTTTTTACCGCACCTTTGTTTTCGCCTCCAAAGGAGAATCGGAACCGGATACAGCTCGGGCAACACGTTTGTTTGATGCGTTTGTGGCGGAAATGAAAAGCCTAGGTTCCACTACCGACTTATCCGGCTCAATGCCGGCGGTGCTGAAAGGATACAACCACTTGCTGTCCCGATATGGTCCCAGGGAAAAGATCTGCGCCGTGGTCCTCTACAGGGGGGAGCTGGCCGTCTCTGATGTGTGCATCTCCCTGGACCATATTGTGACCCAGAAATTGGTTGAACAGGAATTTGAGGTGGTTGTTATCTATCCGGCCGGGAAAGATATGGTCGATCTGGAATCGCGCTACCCCCAGGCGCGGTTTTTGCCGATTCATCCGGAAGAAAAGCTGGTGCAAAAGATTCTGGCCATCTCCAACGCGGACTACTACTACACGATCTCGGAAGACAATGTCACCTATACCGAGTCTATAAACCAGTTTTACCGGATGCTCAACTCCGCGGAACCGGCTGATTACATTGAGCTTTCCCTGGAAGGTCCGGACGGTCTGAACAGAACGGATACGCGATGCTTGACCATGGTCAACACCTTTGTCCGTCGCACCTGCTTTGCCCAGGCCGTTCACCTGGACGAATCGGATGTTGTCCATTTCAGGCAAGTGATCTTGGGGTATACCCTGAACGCTTACCGCAAATACCATCACCTTCATGTCCGGGGCAAGATCGTGTTTGCCACTCACCTGTATCACCCGGCCACGGGCGGAGCGGAAACCCTGGCCAAAAGCATGGCGGAAACCTGCGTGCGTGAGGGCTATACGGTCTCGGTGGTCACCTCCTGCGCCCATTCCACCGAGGCGTTTTTTCTCTCGGACAAGCGGCGAATTACACCGGAGCAGGAGATTATTTCAGGCGTTGATATCAAACGGGTGCCGTTCTCCCGCCGTTTCAGACTGGGCTTAAACGGACTGGCCGCTTTGTCCAACCGCGTCAAATTCCCTTTCAGCCATCGCATCCGCATCATGCGCTTCGGCCCGCGCAGCCGCCACTATCTGCAACCAATACTGGATGAAAAGCCGGACCTGGTCGTCGGCATTCCCTTTCCTACGTGGAACGTCCACTATGCACGCAAAGCGGCAAAGATATTGCGGGTCCCCTTTGTGTTGGTACCCTGTTTTCACATTGCCGATCCGTTCAGTTTTCACAACAAATTCCTGTATCGCATTCTCAGTGAAGCGGATGCGGTCATCGCTTTAACTGAAACGGAACGGCATTTTTTCATGTCCCAGGTGGGCATCCCGGGCGACCGCGTTCACGTGATTCCCCCGGGTGTGGAATTGGAGGATGGTGGTGCTCCACCGGATAAAGAAAGTCTGCGCAAACAGATGGGAATTCGTGAAACGAACGTGGTCTTGCACCTCGGGCAGCATGGCGGTCATAAAAAGATTGTTGAATTGATCCGCGCCATGCAGCATGTGTTTGATGTGCTGCCCGACACCGCCTTGGTGATTGCCGGCGGCACCACGGAGTATACGCCGGTGATCAAGCGTGAAGCGGCACGCAGGTTGGGTCGTCACACGAATGGGAATGTCTACTTCTTCGACGATTTTTCCGACAATCAGAAAGAGAAGTTGTATCAACTTTCAGACTTGTTTGTGTCTCTTTCGGAGCATGAGTCGTTCGGGATTGTGTTTATTGAGGCCATGAAATACGGCCTGCCCATAATCGGCAGCGTTTTTTCCGTAGCGCGTTCGTTGATCGCGGATCACAAGAACGGCTTCCTGGTCAATCCATCCGATCCGGCGGGGGTGGGGGGTGTGGTGGTTGAACTGCTCAAGGACCGGCAAGTCCTGCAAAAATACGCACGGAATTCTCGACTCAGAGTGGAAAATGAGTTTGAGAATCGTATCGTGGCCAACAAAGTATTGACCCTAATGAACGGCTTGTTACGAAGCCCGCGGGGAGAGAAGAACGTACCGGGAGATTTTTGTGGATAAGCGCCTAATCGGGCCGGATGAAGTGGTGAGGTGCAATCCGCAATATCGGCTTGTCAATGAAGGCAGTGCGCAGTTTTTCGAGAATTGTGAAACCGGCGGCCGCATCCTTACTGATGCAATCGGAAAAACAATTTTCAATCGGCTTGCGGCCAATGCCGCAGAGCTACAAAAGAAGTTTGAGGAAAGCGGAACCCTGGTTTCCGTACACCTGTTGCGCTATTACCTGCATCTTCTCTGTGCGGCCGGGATCGCTTGCCTTGATAATGATTCGCAAACGGTCTTGGCCAATACCCGGCAACTCGCGCGTGCCTATCGCGTCAGTTGCGTAATCGTGACCTATAACAGCATGCGTTTTATCGGCGCCAATCTACAATCCCTGTTCGAGCAGACGGTAAAGCCTTACGAAGTGATTGTCAGCGATAATGGATCCCGTGACGGCACATTGGAATTTATCCGCCAGCACTACCCGCGGGTAACCGTGGTTGAAAACAAACGCAACCTGCATTATACGGGAGCCGTTAATGCCGGCGCGCGGCGGACGTCGGGAGACATGATTCTCATTTTAAACGACGATGTGGTCATGGATGCAAACTTCCTGGCTCAATTGCTGTTGCGTTTTGAAGCCGAGGTGGACCCATCAGATGTGGTTGGGGTTACCCCCCAGATTCGCCTGCACAAGACCCCCGGTTTTACCAACGGTATCGGCAACGTGGTGCGCAATCACGGTTGGGGCGCGGACAATTTTTTCGGCGTGGTGGATGTGGGTCAGTTTGAAGGTATGAGAACCACGGCTTCAGCCTGTTTCGCTGCTGTGTTAATCAAGAAAGAAGCCTGGGAGAAAGTAGGCGAAATGGATGAGAATTTTCAATTCTACGATGATGTGGACTGGAGCTTCCGCGCCCACATGCGGGGATTGCGCTGGCTGGTTGCCCCCAGGGCACTAATATATCATGCGTTCGGTGGCACCTACCCGTCCGGCGGGAAAATCACCTTGGTGGTAAAAAGCCGGCAGCGTTTTGTACTAAAGAACCTGAGCGGCAGGATCATGCTCAGTTTTTTTCGCAATTACCTGAAGGAAGACTGGCGCAACCTGATGCTGTTCATGCGCAACCGGCGCTTGACCTTTCTTCGCTATCTGGTTGCTTATGCCAAATTGATGGGGCAACTGCCCGGTCTGATTGCCTACCGCCTGACGCACCGCAGGCCGAAGAAAGCAGACATCATCGAATTTGATCAAAAGAGTCCTCCACTGGTGGTATTTGCGGATGCGAAAAACCGCCCGATACTGAACGCGGGCGTGATCCGGAGTTACTACTATTATCTGGGGCTTGATGAATAAAGCCGGTATTTTTCGTGAGAAGGTCCACGAATCATTTTTCGGGAGGCATGAAATGATGTTGCTTTCGGGGTTAGACAAGCGATGAGGTTATCCTTGCTGCGCTTTCTGAAATGTCCGGCCTGTAGTGGGCGTTTGACGTTCATGTCGATGGAAGCCCCGGGCCTGGAGCACAAAGGCAAGTACGTGATTCTGGACAACCATTCCGCCAACCAGGAAACCATTCAATTCAGCCGGTACCTGGTTGAAATGAAAGTAAACGCGGAGTTTTCTTATCCGGGTGAAGAGGATGAGTTCCGCCAGGGCCTGCTTGCCTGCGGCGATTGTGGCCGTTGGTATCCCCTGGAAAACTACATCCCGGAATTGTTGCCGGACCATCTCCGCGATTGGCGGCGGGACCTGGTGTGGCTGCAGGATCACGAAACACGCATCGGCAGTGACCTGCGGCAGCGCTTGCAGTCCTGTTCAGAAGCTTTTATGAACGATTTGTCCGATATCCAGGATACAGGCTCTCATTACAAGAACTCTGAAATCCACATCGACAAAAAGGTGGATGGTGCGGATTTTTTTGGCCCCGGGTACTATTCCCCCTTCTATTTTTACGATGTGGACTTCACGCTGCATCAACTCCGGCGCTTTGCCAATGTGGCGCCCTTGTTGGAGCTGCAAAAGGGACATGTGGTGTTGGATATGGGGGTGGGGTATGCGTGGACCACCGAGTGGTTGATGAAGATCGGGGTGGAACCGATCGGCATCGACATCTGCCGTACCTATATGGACGTGGGCATCAAACGTATGGGGGCCAAACGGCCCCATTTGGTGGTAGGTGATGTGGAATTTCTGCCCATCCGCGACCAGGCGGTAGATGCCGTGTTGTGCTACGATGCGTTTCACCATGTCCCGGACCGCAAAAAGGCGATGGCCTGTTTCTTTGCCGCCCTGAAACCGATGGGCAAAGTGGTCCTGGCGGAACCCAACGGCCGGCATGAGCACGCGGAAATTTCCAAGCAGGTAATGAAAAAATACGGTATTCTGGAAAAAGGCATGGAACTGGAAGATATTCGCAATTACTGCGAAGATCTTGGGCCCACGGAGGCGGAACAGCATTTCATCCTTAAAGTCACTTCGCATGAACTGGGGGCAACCGTAACCCAGGATTTCATTGAATCCCTGAACTTCGTGGACGAGAGCCTTTACCGGGTGTGGAAAGGAAAACCCGTACATGCAAAAACCGCCGGGAAAGTGCCTGTGGGTAGAGGCAAAAGATGGGTAAAGAGAATGCTGTCCAGACTTGGAGCGGGCAGGTAACCGGAAAAATGCTGAACAGTAAAATGGTTCGTTGGGGGCGGAAGGTGCGCAACCTCTTTTACACCCTGAAGATCAGAACCTGGGAGCCGCTTGAACGCAGCGGGTACAAGCTTTGGATGAACATTCGGCATCTTCCGCGGTCGCCGAAGATCAGCGTGGTCATGCCCGTTTTCAACATTGAACCGGAGCTTCTGGAAAAAGCGGTTAAATCTGTTGAACGTCAGGTGTATCCCCATTGGGAATTGTGCATGGCGGATGACGGGTCTACGGATCCCCGGGTCCGGGCCACCCTGGAAAGACTGCGTGAAAATGAGCCGCGGATTCGCGTGATGTATCTGGAACAGAACCAGGGCATTTCCGGGGCATCCAACGCTGCTTTGAGCCTGGCTTCAGGAGAGTATTTGGCGTTTCTGGATCACGATGATGAGCTTCATCCCCTGGCGCTATACAAAGCGGCGCGTGTGATCAACAAACACCCGCAAACAGACCTGATCTTTTCAGACGAAGACAAGCTGACCATGGACGGCCAAAGGCGTGATGTGGTACGCAAGCCCGGCTGGTCACCGGATTTGTT from Candidatus Aminicenantes bacterium encodes:
- a CDS encoding glycosyltransferase — its product is MLKSLLDRFFHSGLTEFDLLERYLFCLYFLESFFAGKRPCILDVGGMLLNRRKEPVSPLRFLFPDSVVLDIKDSVYQPGYVVGDGRKLPFRDNHFDVAISMDTLEHIAPGDRSGFLAEMVRVSRQAVLIAFPFDSPLNAQVDQSLLDASRRMFKQEFVEFRQHVHNGLPNLDGTCNKLRALTGNDVWKREMGSLSNFLHYFFFRYYFYGLRDRDKLTQLETHFFSHFYAANVDQGPFYRTFVFASKGESEPDTARATRLFDAFVAEMKSLGSTTDLSGSMPAVLKGYNHLLSRYGPREKICAVVLYRGELAVSDVCISLDHIVTQKLVEQEFEVVVIYPAGKDMVDLESRYPQARFLPIHPEEKLVQKILAISNADYYYTISEDNVTYTESINQFYRMLNSAEPADYIELSLEGPDGLNRTDTRCLTMVNTFVRRTCFAQAVHLDESDVVHFRQVILGYTLNAYRKYHHLHVRGKIVFATHLYHPATGGAETLAKSMAETCVREGYTVSVVTSCAHSTEAFFLSDKRRITPEQEIISGVDIKRVPFSRRFRLGLNGLAALSNRVKFPFSHRIRIMRFGPRSRHYLQPILDEKPDLVVGIPFPTWNVHYARKAAKILRVPFVLVPCFHIADPFSFHNKFLYRILSEADAVIALTETERHFFMSQVGIPGDRVHVIPPGVELEDGGAPPDKESLRKQMGIRETNVVLHLGQHGGHKKIVELIRAMQHVFDVLPDTALVIAGGTTEYTPVIKREAARRLGRHTNGNVYFFDDFSDNQKEKLYQLSDLFVSLSEHESFGIVFIEAMKYGLPIIGSVFSVARSLIADHKNGFLVNPSDPAGVGGVVVELLKDRQVLQKYARNSRLRVENEFENRIVANKVLTLMNGLLRSPRGEKNVPGDFCG
- a CDS encoding glycosyltransferase family 2 protein yields the protein MDKRLIGPDEVVRCNPQYRLVNEGSAQFFENCETGGRILTDAIGKTIFNRLAANAAELQKKFEESGTLVSVHLLRYYLHLLCAAGIACLDNDSQTVLANTRQLARAYRVSCVIVTYNSMRFIGANLQSLFEQTVKPYEVIVSDNGSRDGTLEFIRQHYPRVTVVENKRNLHYTGAVNAGARRTSGDMILILNDDVVMDANFLAQLLLRFEAEVDPSDVVGVTPQIRLHKTPGFTNGIGNVVRNHGWGADNFFGVVDVGQFEGMRTTASACFAAVLIKKEAWEKVGEMDENFQFYDDVDWSFRAHMRGLRWLVAPRALIYHAFGGTYPSGGKITLVVKSRQRFVLKNLSGRIMLSFFRNYLKEDWRNLMLFMRNRRLTFLRYLVAYAKLMGQLPGLIAYRLTHRRPKKADIIEFDQKSPPLVVFADAKNRPILNAGVIRSYYYYLGLDE
- a CDS encoding methyltransferase domain-containing protein; protein product: MRLSLLRFLKCPACSGRLTFMSMEAPGLEHKGKYVILDNHSANQETIQFSRYLVEMKVNAEFSYPGEEDEFRQGLLACGDCGRWYPLENYIPELLPDHLRDWRRDLVWLQDHETRIGSDLRQRLQSCSEAFMNDLSDIQDTGSHYKNSEIHIDKKVDGADFFGPGYYSPFYFYDVDFTLHQLRRFANVAPLLELQKGHVVLDMGVGYAWTTEWLMKIGVEPIGIDICRTYMDVGIKRMGAKRPHLVVGDVEFLPIRDQAVDAVLCYDAFHHVPDRKKAMACFFAALKPMGKVVLAEPNGRHEHAEISKQVMKKYGILEKGMELEDIRNYCEDLGPTEAEQHFILKVTSHELGATVTQDFIESLNFVDESLYRVWKGKPVHAKTAGKVPVGRGKRWVKRMLSRLGAGR
- a CDS encoding glycosyltransferase; the protein is MGKENAVQTWSGQVTGKMLNSKMVRWGRKVRNLFYTLKIRTWEPLERSGYKLWMNIRHLPRSPKISVVMPVFNIEPELLEKAVKSVERQVYPHWELCMADDGSTDPRVRATLERLRENEPRIRVMYLEQNQGISGASNAALSLASGEYLAFLDHDDELHPLALYKAARVINKHPQTDLIFSDEDKLTMDGQRRDVVRKPGWSPDLFLTYNYLCHLVVCRKALVDQVEGFRKGFEGSQDYDLLLRITERTDRIRYIPRVLYHWRMIPGSAAQVVDAKGYAFARSKQALREAMARRGIEAEVVDGESPGTFKVIAKPS